Genomic segment of Mercurialis annua linkage group LG6, ddMerAnnu1.2, whole genome shotgun sequence:
CTCCCAAACTCCACTTTTGAGCTCCAAAGACCGAACCCTCCATCTCCAAGACAATCTTCATCAATTCTTCACCAAACTTAATAATTCTTGGTGCAAATCATCACAAATCTTCAACGTAAGCAAGGTAAGGTCttaattaatgattttaatgGTTGGTTTGGATGACTTGATAAAAGGAAAAGTTAGGGTTTATGGAGTTAATTTGGGGATTTTGTGTGTATCGTGTTCTTAGGTGTTTATGAGATTGATTAAAGGAATTTGATGGTGAAATTGGAATTTGGACCTTCGGCTTTGATCATCAACCAAGGTGAGGTtcaaattctgaatttttatgGTGTTGTGTTAATGAAATTGATAAGGAGTGGCCTAGGTGTATTCGACAATTTGATAGaggttgatgatgattgatatTTGATGTAAAGTTATAGAAATGGTGATTGTTATGCTTGAgtaattgattgaaaaattgaaaatggaaTTGGCTTAGGGTTCAACCATAATGACGGTTAAAGGTGTAAGGTTCAAATGATAATCATAGGCTTTGGTTTTGAGTTAAAATGGCTGAATTTGAGTCAAGTTTGATTGTGCAATGTTTGATTGGAATTTGGTATATGGTTCGGCCAATATGTATAGTTCATGCTTAAATGATTCTAATGATGTTAAGTCATGGATTGAGTATGATTAGGATTGATTATGGTGGCTGGATTGTGTTGATATAAAAGCATGATATCGATAGGTTTTAGTCTCGACGCATAATAAGTTGCGATACGAATCGACACAAACTAGTTTGACGTTTTTCAAGAAATTGTTCTGCAAAACAGTCATAATGTGAGAACAATATCTTAAGTTGTataactccaaattaagttATGTTTGTTGGTACAtaaacttaaggatgttataTATGATTGTATAAGTTTAGGTGTTTTCTAATTCGGACTCTAAAATGTTCATTTGAAGCAGAACATTTTATTGCGCAAACTGCCCAGCAGTTTCTAGAACAGCCCAAGGAACCAACTTCCGGGATGattttcgacaccttcgggtgctaatctcagtccgagatGGAAACGAAAATTGTAGACAACATTCTAAAATGTAAAAATGTCAATTTgtttaggggtcggactattttagaTAAGCGTTTTGATAACCGAGGTAGGCTAGCAAAAACAGGTTTTTAACGAAATAGTCGTAATTAGAGTTGCTAAGAATTTGTCGTGTTATCCAATTTGCGTAAACACGACGAGGTGAATACCGAAGGGGCATGGAACTTAAGGATCGATATTAACGCTCTGCTTATTTGAAGTcattggatagcaagtggtgagtacactttaattactcgtcaatattcataaaaccacatattttaatacgaaaagctatatgaatatttatatgattgaaTTGTATATGAAAAGTGTATGCAttgtatgtttgaaattgtaCTACAACGTAtgctttaaaaaataattatttgaagtattatgttattttgataataacataattaaatgaaaaagattCAAATGCTTAAAGAACCGGGGAAAAATAAAGCATTATGATATGGAAATGAGTATCGACAATATACGAGTAAAGAAACATGGTACACTCCGATATGTActattaattaaaatgaatacATTTACGTGTCTGTGATATAAATGTTTGTTCTTatattgtaatgtgcatgtcgTGGTCCATAAGAGatcaagaaaaccaaacgtaaaGTATCGAAACGATGAACATACGTAACAAGAAAATCGTACTACGGTACATTCCATAATAAGATCCGAGATATGAGGTTGAACTTggtagaactatcccgggacctgtatctcatccattctcgataatagtcctcgggactcatatgataagaaaaatcaaatacaaaatatcgagaatcaatacgagaCAAGAACGATAAAGAAGGATAActacgatatgaaacaaatcgtaCTATTAGATGACAATGGGAACGATGCGATTGATAGTAAAGTTCAGAAAATCTGTAGTATCAGATATAAAGATATCTTTTTCACGACAgacacgaggttgaactcgatgaaattatctcgggacctgtgtttAGGGAGTTAAActtggtggaactatctcgggacttaCCTCGATTATTACGGACGTAAGAAATGATAGGagtttaactcggtggaactatcccgggactgtatCATATGGTTGTGGTTAAATTCGGTGGAACTATCTTGGGACCAAACCATAAGGAATAAGTTACAAGCAACTTATGCAAAGTGTAGCTCAACGTGGAATTATTAGGACAATATGatccaaagtttaaaacgtccGTCAAAAATTAGAGAGACAAAATGAgtaaaaacaaacattaaaccATATATATGTCATACTCGTATTTGACATCTTGCATATGGTTTATGAGATGTATATATTATGAAATGTATATACGATCATTGAAACGATGAACTGAGTAAAGAATATATATAGTATGATTGGAGAAAAGcgatattttctacataaagtgGTTTCAAAAGTTTTCACCCTTTATataatattacttgtaattttATAAACTCACTCAATTTTATACTGACCctgttgctcctcccattttacAGTAAGAGTAGCTATGATTTGgagagtcaagcttccgaatTTTTAGTACTCAGAAGTCATTTGTACAAGAcgtgaaagaaggttttcattctagcagttCGCAGTAGTTTAGATGTTTTTGACTATGTATTTATACAAtgcgttttaactctgatatatGTTtcaaatggggtcacatgtattttgatattgtttcATATATGAAACATGATTTataaagcgaaaaatttataaatatttttaggcTCGCTACAGGTTTCGAAGCTAACACTCTCATTTCCTAGCGTCAGTCTTGGCTCGAGAAATCGGATCGTGACGGGTTTGGCTGTCTTTTCAAAATTTCATAAGGTGAAGTATTATTATTAGATTTAGGAACTTTATTAACCACATAGCAAACAGTCAACAAAATTTCACCCACCAGCAGCACTAGAATTCAATATAATAGAAACAATAGATTCaaaaaatattctatttttcTTACAGTTTTACCATTCATTTCAGGTGAATAACGTGTAGTCCTTTCATGTATAATGTTATGTAAACtataaaattcaataaacaTGCTCTATTCATCTTCAGTTTTTTTATCACTTTAAAatctttaacctttttagtaaattgattttcagtttcagttacaaataatttaaacatgttaagtgcatcacttttatttttcattaatataCATAAGTAAAATCATAGCAGTCATTtgtaaaagtgataaaataatgtatattatttataatccaGGTTTCATCAAGTTCACAAATActaatagaaattaaattaagtaaaaaataaattatatatatatatatataaattaatatggtACATGTATATACATCAGATTTCCATAGGGGCGAACGGAGCTAGAATTTCAACATAGGGAGGCCAAATTATAATATGCAATATATGAAGTagacaatttaaaaattaggatgggttaaattgtaaaatattaaaattttggtgctaatttcaactattttaataatttggagGGGCAATGACACTCCCATGCATCCCCCTCCCTCCGTCACTGGGAGCGAGGATAAGAATCTCCATGAGGCGGCGATTACACTCCTCATCCCCTTCCCATCTCCGTGGATGCAAAATACATTTTCCTCATTTTTGTACCCATGAGGTTAATTAAAGGCGATTTTTTGCCCCATTATGTCAGATCCATAGAAAACGGAAAACTCCGCCTTTATTATCATTCCTAGTGGCAAGTGCGAAACCAGAATTCCAACTTAAGAGGATCGAAATTTTTacgtttaactattttaaaaaaatcaatctgCAGTAAGCAATGACAgtttaaatacaattttaaaaaacgcAATTAGTTCTTAACCGCCCCTACAAAAAAACCGCCTCTATTTCTGTATTTTGTTGCAGGGAGGAATTACTAATGCTTAAATTCTCTCcggcgaggagggtcggccgacccgcCTCGACACCGCTGAATATGCCCCTGCCTATTATGGACTATACTCTCTGTCCTCTCTCCATCCTCGTGTatggaatattttttttttttcatccaTGTGGCTATTGGATTAAACAGATTCCCATGGGAACGAAAAATCCCTTCCTCTTGCCATCTTTAATCAGTAACCATCTGAGTGGTTACTCTCCAAGTACAGTAGTGAGGTTTTGGGTTCGACCTGGCCTCAGAGCAGCTTGTTGTTTCGGCTGATTTTAACTCAAAACTAtaagtgatttaaaattaacaattaaccTAGTTAGATCTATCTCagtaaaaaaatctatttttataattcagtCAGTTAATTCACATGATTTGTTTAAATATCTGGCATCTAAAACTTCTTTTGACGTGTATATTTTAAGGGTGTACAATACTTCGTCTCATGCTTTTAAACATTCTATCTATGCTTTTGCATTAGAGCTTGGTTTGTAATATTATCTTTTTCCCCTAACTTAATTATGAAGATTCAACTTACAAAAgatgaaagtcatataacaaggATTTACATATGATCtttcaaataattaaactacaaaataaTAGGCAATAATAAGATACAAGTAAAAGAAAtcgaaaaacaaagaaaattctAGATATAGATCCCAAAACTTAACACAACGAAATCGTTGGAAGGGTGTTTCGAATTTTTCTTGCACCGATTTGTCAATCAAACCGCTTGAACCGTTGAAGCCTACTATTTCCATGCGTCGATCTTCATCGTCATTAaaactctatagagatagatccaTATCCTTTTCATCTCTTAAATCTACAATACTTTGCAGttaaaattcaaacaaacactaaaatttCTTGTGGATCTAAGAGATATAAACAAAGGAGGGAAAAGACTTTAACTTTATTTCTAACAAGCAAGAAACACAGCCCAAATCAAGCAAAAACTAGACTTTTATTCTTAGATTTATTGAGTTAGACAAGTAGATTTAGAAAAACTAGTAATATGGGCggggagaagatgattttccggctagccggaaaaatcatcttctcccacctTCAAAAAGATAAAGAGAAAggaagttctttttttttttgataaaaagagAGCTTGCCAAAGccagaaaaaaaaacaattagagTCTTATACTCATACGAGGTAAAGAAACTCCAATGACGTCTTCCATGATAAAACTTCTAATACCAACCAGAACACTATCATAAGTAACCAAACCCAACTCTTGAGAAAAACCAAAATTTGCCATACGATCAGCATAACGATTGCCTTCTCTGTGGACATGCTGAATCTGAACTTGCCAGCTTCTCCTAATGAGGTTTCTGATAGCCAACAAAAGGGTATAATTTGCATTGATAAAAATATCTTCCTTTTGTATAGCTTCAACGGCAAGAAGACTATCCAACTCAAGAATCACATTACGATAGCCTCTACTCCAAGCATTCTCCAGACCATCATAAGCACCCCACAACTCAGCTTGCAAAACTGAACAGTGACCGATAAACCTACTAAAGCCGAACAACCAATCACCATTGCTATTCCTAGTGAGACCTCCCGCAGCGGCCCTATTCGTCGGAGATCGAACTGCTCCATCCGAGTTAATCTTAATCCAATTTTGCGGCGGTGGCTTCCAACTAATGTAATGCTCCGTTTTCGGGCGGAGACCGGGATTGGAGATAATAGCAAAATCTTGAGCTTTGACAGTATAGTTAGCCATTGAAAGGATAGAATGCACTATCTCATTGGAGCTTCGTCTTTCACCTTGGAAGATGAAATTATTAAGGAAGTTCTTTTTTAGAGAGAAATGAGAGCACCAAAtttaagagagagagagagagactaattatattttgtaatattactatttcaATCTATCTactttttttgacaaaaaaatatatgtgctgtataaattttaattattttttatatagtcattcaaaaaaatcaaaaatcaacttaGTGCGGAAAAAACTGTGTAATTGAAGCAACAAGAAAGCCCAAAATTGGCGTGCAACGAACCTTTGCAATACGGTTGGAGTTGCTATAAAGAAAGGAAAACAAACGAAGGTTCTGCGACTTCAAATGTTCTCATGCAATCGAGCTACCAAACCAGCCAAGTGGTTCTTCCCTCTCCTATTCCACATAACATCTCAACTCAAAACTCCACAAATTCAACCTCTATACAAAACCCACTGCCTTACATTGTCAAAAAATGCATTACCCTTTTACAAATCTGCGCCTCTTCCAAATCAAaactgaaacaaatccatgcattttCCATCAGACATGGTGTCACACCCACAAATCCAGAATTTGGCAAACACCTTATATACTCCATAGTCTCCCTATCAGCCCCCATGACTTATGCTCACAACATCTTCACCCAAATCCAAACCCCAAATATTTTCACTTGGAATACCATGATTAGAGGCTATGCCGAGAGTCAAAATCCAAAACCAGCCATCGAATTATATCACACCATgcatttaaattccattgaaCCCGACACACACACGTACCCGTTCCTTTTAAAGGCTGTGTCTAAGCTTGTGAACGTTAAAGTGGGTGAGAAGATACATTGCATTACTATAAGAAATGGGTTCGAGCCTTTAGTGTTTGTTCAGAATAGTTTGATGCATATGTATGCTGCTTGTGGGCGTTACGAGAGTGCACACAAGGTGTTTGCTTGTATGCGTGAGAGAGATCTTGTAGCTTGGAATACTGTGATTAATGGGTTTGCTCTTAATGGGAAACCTGATGAGGCTTTGAAGCTTTATATGGAGATGGGTTTAATGGGTGTTGAGCCTGATGGGTTCACTATGGTTAGCTTGTTGTCTGCTTGTGCTGAGCTTGGTGGTTTGGCATTGGGTAAGAGGGTTCATGGATATATGGTTAAAGTTGGTTTGAATGAGAATATGCATGCTAATAATGCTCTTTTAGACCTTTATGCGAAGTGTGGGCGTGTTACGGAGGCACGAgaagtgtttgaagaaatgaaGGTGAAAAATGTGGTTTCTTGGACTTCTTTGATTGTGGGATTGGCTGTTAATGGATTCGGAATGGAAGCGCTCGAGTGTTTTAAGGAGATGGAGAAGCAAGGATTTATGCCTAGCGAGATTACTTTTGTTGGAGTCTTATATGCTTGTAGTCATTGCGGGCTGGTAAATGAAGGGTTCAATTACTTCAAAAAGATGGAGGGATATGGCATTGTGCCTAGAATGGAACACTATGGATGTATGGTTGATTTGTTAGGTAGATCGGGTTTAGTGAAAGAAGCATATGAATATATTCAGAATATGGCATTGCAGCCTAATGCTGTTATTTGGAGGACTTTGTTAGGGGCATGCACGATACAGGGGAATTCGGCTTTAGGAGAGATTGCAAGAGCACAACTCTTGCTTTTAGAGCCAAACCATAGTGGAGATTATGTGCTACTTTCTAATCTTTATGCATCCGATCAACGCTGGTCAGATGTGCACAGCTTGAGAAAGACCATGCTCAGTGAAGGAGTAAGAAAAACTCGAGGGCATAGCCTCGTCGAGCTTGGAAATCACGTCCATGAATTTGCTATGGGTGATAGAAGTCATCCTCAAAGTGATGCCATATATGGAATGTTAGTAAAAATGTCGAAGAAGCTGAGATTGGAAGGTTATGTGCCTCACACAGCAAATGTGCTTGCAGATATAGAGGAAGAAGAGAAGGAAAATGCTTTGTTTTATCATAGTGAGAAGATTGCGATTGCTTTTATGCTCATTAATACACCTCCTCGAACCCCAATCAGTGTCGTCAAGAATTTGAGAGTATGCACAGATTGTCATTCAGCAATCAAACTCATATCTAAGGTTTACGATAGAGAAATTGTTATGAGGGACTGCAGCcgatttcaccattttagagacgGTTCTTGTTCATGTAGAGATTTTTGGTGAACCAATGAATAGCAAATTAGAAGCTTTTAGTGCGAAAAAAGTTTCATTCTTTCATCCAGCTTAACCAAGATCTTCTGCTATGTGATTTGAGCACAATTGTTTTACACTGTCTACTGTTAGAAGGAACCAACAAAATTATTTCTACAGAGATTATGGTATAGCGTATAGCGTATGACTATATTTCTTATGCAAAAACAGAAAAGGATTTTCTACAAAAGATCAAAAAAGTAATCCAGCCCTTGCCCGATTTCCCAAATGGAGACGCCAGTTCCCCATAAGCGGGCTTCCTCTAGCCGTAGAGAAATTGACATTAATGATGGGTAGAACACTACATGTTTGTTATCTTCATCATCAGTGTAGAGAAAAAAATGCTCCCCGCTGTTCTTCTCCCATTGCAAGTTAGGTTTGTGCTTCTCCAACAAAGAAATGTAATCTCTCCCGATAATAGCTCCACCACCGGAACCTGCAGTTTTACAACTCGCTTAGAATCATCTCCAACTTTAACAGCGTATTTAACTGGAAAATATAAGTCACACATAATTATGATGTTGGGCAAATTCCAATTGAAATAAACAAGGTTAATTCAAAATAACACTAAATTGTACAAATTCACCATTAGATGGTCTAGATCGATTCTTCCGCATGACCCATATCTTAAAATCTATGCATTTTTACATTCTCCAAAGCACTCAGGCAAGGTAACATTAACTGTACCTTTTTAATAGTAAAAGGCATTTGGACAATATAGCAAAATTGATGTAAGAATAAGAGAATAAATGCAAATTACCTGTAGTAAAGAGAAAATCATTTCCATAAAAACTGATACCAAGAAATATCTTATAGGCTGGGGTCCGAGCACCATTGCTAGTCTTAGCAAGGAGAAGCTGCAGGATTTGATGGATCCACTTTATAGGTGCATTTGGACCTGGCTTACTAGGACCTGAGAAATCATAGGTCATAAGTGAGAAACCATCGACAGCATCGTTCAAGGTCTGAAGATCCTCTGGACCAAAGTCATATGCCTGAAACTCCTCTGACTGTGGTGGACCTATGACGTAGATCAGCTCTAAATGTTGCTTACTGTTCCTTGCAGATCTCACAGAGTGGAGTTCATGCCCAAGTTGTTTTATAAACTCCAAGGCCTGAGCTTACAACCAAAGACAAATTATTCTTAGAAGAGCATAAACTGTAAATCACATAACAAGCACACAAAAATAGTATTCTAGAAATTTATACAAAGAAATTGTTTTCTACTTAGCCGATTTCTTTATGCATAGAACAACTTCAATCTAGATGATGGCCAACCATCAGGTTATAATAATTATCAGAAGTCCAAGATTTTTGATCCTTTAGTAATTCAACGTTATAGAAGTAATACGACGAGAGTTAATAGTTACCTGCTTTCTTGTGTCTGGATCATGCAATATAAGATAAGATGCCCACCTTGACCAGGACTCGAGCACAATGCCATCATATTCCATTTCCCTAAGTAAAAAGAAGAATCAACATGCAAAGGCTCGTAAGTAAGACAGCACGATAGTTTCCTTGTCCTAAAATAGGATAGCTATAAAACTTCCAATTCTAGAGGGTCATACTGCAGCTAAGCTAATAATGTATATTCAAACACCATATGCACAAGAAACCTTGACCACAATCAAACGCATTTGATTAGACAAATTTTCCCTAAGAGTTTCAAACACTTGAGTAGTAGTGAACACCTTTGCTTATTCCACACGTGGTGTGGCAGTAGAAATCATGACAATGCAGAGTGAATATTTTCTTTTGAGGTAATTAGCATCTGTATTATCAAAACAATATTAAGTAAGTTAACAAAATTTTTCATACTAGCTATTAAACCATCATATTTTTCTAAAGCATGACATTTAGACATCTAGGTAATGATTTCTCCTACAAGCACGATCATGTTTCTAACATTAATAGCATAGAAACGTGAAAGCTTACTTGCACTCGGTTACTAGCAGGTCAACAACATAATCCCTCACTTCCTTCTTAGCAAGCATCTCCATCGGAAATGCTTCAAGAACAACTCTAGGTAACACCTACAACCAAGAAAGCTAATCTactaattaaatgttaaacAAAACTAGCCGCATCCTTGTTGTTACTCCCAAAAGACAAATAAATCACATAATTACCAAAGCATTTCCACTCCTTCTAATCTCCGAAAGCCATCCTTTATCGGCATTATGCCTCCCTTCCAATATTAACTCAGTTCCTTTGCTGGAAACACAACAAATATATCACTAACAATACATACATGTACAATTGAtcaatttttctaattaaattacaaCACAGTACATACCTCTTAAGATCGTACCAAACAGGCGATAAATGCGTAAATTTATTAGTAAACCTAATTGCCATTTCATATCCTTTAGCATTCCTAAAAATTAGCAAAAAAATCAgcataattaaatctaataataatTAACCTTTTcattgattaaaatataataaacctCTAATTTACCAGGGAGTAATGTAAGCTAACACAGGATGAATAAATTCACGGTGAGATTCATTCTTTAAAATCCTTGAATGCTCCTGCAATATAGATTCCTCATTGCATTGTGCTTGAATTGTATTAATgacaagaatttttttttgcttacAGTGAGGATGTCTTGGTAGCTGAGATCAGCATGAACAAGGTTGCTTTGTTGGCGATGTTTAAGCGAGTCGGCGATCGGAATGTTGGAAGGAGATTGGATACGGTATATCAGGACGGAGACTGCGGGAATTACTATGAAGAAGAATGTGAAAACGGCGATGAGCTTGAGATTTGAAGAAGAATCGTTGAGTTTGTTTGCTTGAGTGGGCGGGTTGACTCGTGGTTGAGGACGATCTGTACTCTGCGTGACTCGGCGGTTTCTTATTTTTGCCATTTGCGATTGACTGGCTCCGGCGAGAAAAGGAGCAAAGACTAGAAGTTTAACTGCTAAAGGCGGATTTTAGATAAAATGAAAACGGCAGGCCGTTTATTTGCAGTTTATTGTGAAGAAAAGAAACGGTTATGTTTCTGGACTACTCCTGAATTTtatcctaaattttaaattggtcTCTGATTATACAAAATAACAAAGTAGTCCCAATAATATTTGAATTCTTCAATTTTACCCTTACTTAAAATtagtactatttttattttagttaatgatACCCTGAACTCCAAGCCACCTAGAAGATCGTCTCACGTGAACCTAATTTATCATGCAGGAATTTAAATCATTCACTTATTGTGTAACACAACACGCAGGAATTTAAATCATTCACTTATTGTGTAACACGTGACATTAATTAATGTGATAATCAGTTAATGATAATCAAATCAATTAATGTCACGTGTAACACGATAAAGTTCGTAATCATGGTGAACTAGGTTCATATCAATATTTCGGATCGGGAGTTGGCGAACGAGCAGTTTTGAGGGCCTCCATGGCATAATTCTGATGGTTCAGTAATAGATTCTTTCTTTCACAGTGAGAGCAGCAGATGATTTGATGGTAAAATCAGTTGTATTCGTCAGTGGCGGTTGTAGGAAACaggtatttaaatttaaaagtattagCATGTTTTCTAATGGAATTATATTCAATAATACTTGTATTGCTTAAATCCAACGCATTCACTTAATATCTGAAATTCTGCAAGTCGCACAATGCTGCGGCATATGCAGATGAATATAGGAATTTCATTGATATATCAGTATAGTCTATAGAAACATAGCTTAGCTTATAGGTTCAACAATTCCACTGAATTTCGGAATCAGGGAGTGCTCTAAGTGGGCATTGAGATGTCTAAATccgctttattttattctttcagGTTGAATGACTTGTGTCTGTCCTGAGAATCAAAGTATCCGATTGTTCCGCAGGTAGACGATCCCCACCAAGCTGCTTTATGCGTTTCGAAAGTGTCGATATTATCGTATGCAAGGCCTTTTTTTCATTCTATAAAGAGTCTTGCTAGCTTGAGCAAACCAGGATAGCAACAATGGATCTTCAAGGCACAGTCTGTTCGCCTCCCCTCAATGGCTTCCTCTTTGCCATCTTCTGGTAAGGTTAGCGTTCGTGCTAGTTTACAACAACGACCATGCCATTGGAGGCGTGCGGAAGACTTTTCCGGGGAGAAATGAACAGACTATGTCTTGCTAAATCTTGCGATCGCGTTTTTCTTCATCTGTGAATGGCAGCCACTACTCACTCTCCCCCCAAGGCTTCAAACAAATGCTTGTCAATTGCAAATTTTGAGGCCTTTGGAGGAGAGTGGATAATAGTTGTCATGATTTGTGCTACTTCCAAGTTAAATGATAATATTTCTCCCTATATAATATTGCTGCCGAGTAAATGAATTTGGTCGCAAGTAATATTGCAAATAACAAATAAGCATACTagaagttttgaattttttaagtaTTGCAGATTCTGAAAATATGC
This window contains:
- the LOC126685825 gene encoding pentatricopeptide repeat-containing protein At4g21065, giving the protein MQSSYQTSQVVLPSPIPHNISTQNSTNSTSIQNPLPYIVKKCITLLQICASSKSKLKQIHAFSIRHGVTPTNPEFGKHLIYSIVSLSAPMTYAHNIFTQIQTPNIFTWNTMIRGYAESQNPKPAIELYHTMHLNSIEPDTHTYPFLLKAVSKLVNVKVGEKIHCITIRNGFEPLVFVQNSLMHMYAACGRYESAHKVFACMRERDLVAWNTVINGFALNGKPDEALKLYMEMGLMGVEPDGFTMVSLLSACAELGGLALGKRVHGYMVKVGLNENMHANNALLDLYAKCGRVTEAREVFEEMKVKNVVSWTSLIVGLAVNGFGMEALECFKEMEKQGFMPSEITFVGVLYACSHCGLVNEGFNYFKKMEGYGIVPRMEHYGCMVDLLGRSGLVKEAYEYIQNMALQPNAVIWRTLLGACTIQGNSALGEIARAQLLLLEPNHSGDYVLLSNLYASDQRWSDVHSLRKTMLSEGVRKTRGHSLVELGNHVHEFAMGDRSHPQSDAIYGMLVKMSKKLRLEGYVPHTANVLADIEEEEKENALFYHSEKIAIAFMLINTPPRTPISVVKNLRVCTDCHSAIKLISKVYDREIVMRDCSRFHHFRDGSCSCRDFW
- the LOC126685828 gene encoding uncharacterized protein LOC126685828, which translates into the protein MAKIRNRRVTQSTDRPQPRVNPPTQANKLNDSSSNLKLIAVFTFFFIVIPAVSVLIYRIQSPSNIPIADSLKHRQQSNLVHADLSYQDILTEHSRILKNESHREFIHPVLAYITPWNAKGYEMAIRFTNKFTHLSPVWYDLKSKGTELILEGRHNADKGWLSEIRRSGNALVLPRVVLEAFPMEMLAKKEVRDYVVDLLVTECKEMEYDGIVLESWSRWASYLILHDPDTRKQALEFIKQLGHELHSVRSARNSKQHLELIYVIGPPQSEEFQAYDFGPEDLQTLNDAVDGFSLMTYDFSGPSKPGPNAPIKWIHQILQLLLAKTSNGARTPAYKIFLGISFYGNDFLFTTGSGGGAIIGRDYISLLEKHKPNLQWEKNSGEHFFLYTDDEDNKHVVFYPSLMSISLRLEEARLWGTGVSIWEIGQGLDYFFDLL